A region of Pseudarthrobacter sp. NIBRBAC000502770 DNA encodes the following proteins:
- the leuA gene encoding 2-isopropylmalate synthase encodes MRNAQKPSGMPAHRYTPFQDQIKVELPDRTWPDKVITKAPRWCAVDLRDGNQALIDPMSPARKMKMFDLLVRMGYKEIEVGFPSASQTDFDFVRQLIEGNHIPDDVTIQVLTQAREHLIERTYESLVGAKQAIVHLYNSTSVLQRRVVFNQDEDGILDIALQGARLCRKYEETLADTHVTYEYSPESFTGTELEYAVRVCNAVADVFEASADRQVIINLPATVEMATPNIYADSIEWMSRHLHPREGIILSLHPHNDRGTGVAAAELGYMAGADRIEGCLFGNGERTGNVDLVTLGLNMFVQGIDPMIDFSNIDDVRRTVEYCNQLPVPERSPYGGDLVFTAFSGSHQDAIKKGFEALERDAAAAGKAVDDFTWQVPYLPVDPKDLGRSYEAVIRVNSQSGKGGVAYLLKNEHSLDLPRRAQIEFSGVIQRRTDTVGGEVSGAQLWQIFQDEYLPSGNAEGQWGRYSLGGVKTETDADGGMTLHASLTIDGAQVSRTGTGNGPIAALLNILHEDGVDVRVLDYSEHALSEGGNAAAAAYVECAVGERVLWGVGIDANTSMSSLKAVISAVNRAIRDARA; translated from the coding sequence ATGCGTAACGCACAAAAGCCCTCCGGAATGCCCGCCCACCGGTACACGCCGTTCCAGGACCAGATCAAAGTTGAACTGCCGGACCGCACCTGGCCGGACAAGGTCATCACCAAGGCCCCGCGCTGGTGCGCAGTTGACCTGCGCGACGGCAACCAGGCGCTGATCGATCCCATGAGCCCCGCCCGCAAGATGAAGATGTTCGACCTGCTGGTGCGCATGGGCTACAAGGAAATCGAGGTTGGTTTCCCGTCCGCGTCCCAGACGGACTTCGACTTTGTCCGCCAGCTCATCGAAGGTAACCACATCCCGGATGACGTCACCATCCAGGTCCTGACGCAGGCCCGGGAACACCTGATCGAACGGACCTACGAGTCCCTGGTGGGGGCGAAGCAGGCCATCGTCCACCTCTACAACTCCACGTCCGTGCTGCAGCGGCGCGTGGTCTTCAACCAGGACGAGGACGGCATCCTGGACATAGCGCTGCAGGGGGCCCGCCTGTGCAGGAAGTACGAGGAAACCCTCGCTGACACGCACGTGACGTACGAGTACTCACCGGAGTCCTTCACCGGCACGGAACTCGAGTACGCCGTGCGGGTGTGCAACGCCGTCGCCGATGTTTTCGAAGCCTCCGCCGACCGCCAGGTGATCATCAACCTGCCCGCCACTGTGGAAATGGCCACCCCCAACATCTATGCCGATTCCATCGAGTGGATGAGCCGCCACCTGCACCCCCGCGAAGGCATCATCCTCTCGTTGCACCCGCACAACGACCGCGGAACCGGGGTGGCTGCCGCCGAACTGGGCTACATGGCCGGCGCCGACCGCATCGAAGGCTGCCTGTTCGGAAACGGTGAACGGACCGGCAACGTGGACCTGGTGACCCTGGGCCTGAACATGTTCGTCCAGGGCATCGACCCCATGATCGACTTCTCCAACATCGACGACGTCCGCCGGACCGTGGAGTACTGCAACCAGCTGCCGGTTCCCGAGCGTTCGCCGTACGGTGGCGACCTGGTGTTCACCGCTTTCTCCGGATCCCACCAGGACGCGATCAAGAAGGGCTTTGAAGCACTGGAGCGCGACGCCGCAGCGGCCGGCAAGGCCGTGGATGACTTCACCTGGCAGGTTCCTTACCTGCCGGTGGACCCCAAGGACCTGGGCCGCAGCTACGAAGCCGTCATCCGCGTGAACTCCCAGTCCGGCAAGGGCGGCGTGGCCTACCTGCTGAAGAATGAGCACAGCCTGGACCTGCCGCGCCGCGCGCAAATTGAGTTCTCCGGCGTCATCCAGCGCCGCACTGACACGGTGGGCGGCGAGGTCAGCGGAGCACAGCTGTGGCAGATCTTCCAGGACGAGTACCTGCCGTCCGGCAACGCCGAGGGGCAGTGGGGCCGCTACTCCCTGGGCGGGGTCAAGACGGAAACGGATGCCGACGGCGGCATGACGCTTCACGCCTCGCTCACCATCGATGGTGCCCAGGTCAGCCGCACCGGGACGGGAAACGGCCCTATCGCAGCCCTGCTGAACATCCTCCACGAGGACGGCGTGGACGTCCGGGTGCTGGACTACAGCGAGCACGCCCTGTCCGAGGGCGGCAACGCCGCCGCGGCCGCGTATGTCGAATGCGCCGTGGGGGAGCGGGTCCTGTGGGGTGTCGGCATCGATGCGAACACCAGCATGTCCTCCCTCAAGGCCGTCATTTCGGCGGTCAACCGGGCCATCCGGGACGCCCGGGCCTGA
- the era gene encoding GTPase Era: MSKKSKAAEPDDFGGFRAGFSVLVGRPNAGKSTLTNALVGKKVAITSAKPQTTRHTIRGIVHRDDAQLILVDTPGLHRPRTLLGKRLNDLVADTLAEVDAIGFCLPANEKIGPGDKFIAAQLAAVGRKPVIAIVTKADLVDKQALTEQLLAVAALGREVMGEDGWKDIVPVSAADGFQVETVADVLISHMPPSPPLYPDGELTDEPEAVMVAELIREAALEGVRDELPHSLAVVVEEIVPRDDRPEDSPLLDVRVNLYVERPSQKAIIIGKGGARLREVGTNARKGIEALLGTRIYLDLHVKVAKDWQRDPKQLVKLGF, translated from the coding sequence GTGAGCAAGAAAAGTAAGGCTGCCGAACCGGACGACTTCGGCGGTTTCCGCGCGGGGTTTTCTGTCCTGGTTGGCAGGCCCAACGCGGGCAAGTCCACCCTGACCAATGCATTGGTAGGGAAGAAGGTGGCCATCACGTCCGCCAAGCCGCAGACTACCCGGCACACCATCCGGGGCATCGTGCACCGCGACGACGCCCAGCTGATCCTGGTGGACACACCGGGGCTGCACCGTCCCCGCACCCTCCTCGGCAAGCGCCTCAATGACCTGGTGGCCGACACCCTCGCCGAAGTGGACGCCATCGGCTTCTGCCTGCCTGCCAACGAAAAGATCGGGCCCGGCGACAAGTTCATCGCCGCCCAACTTGCAGCCGTGGGCCGCAAGCCTGTGATCGCCATCGTCACCAAAGCCGACCTCGTGGACAAGCAGGCACTGACGGAACAGCTCCTGGCCGTTGCCGCCCTGGGCCGCGAGGTGATGGGCGAGGACGGCTGGAAGGACATCGTCCCCGTTTCCGCTGCCGACGGTTTCCAGGTGGAAACGGTGGCCGATGTGCTCATCAGCCACATGCCGCCGTCGCCCCCGCTGTACCCGGACGGGGAATTGACGGACGAACCCGAGGCTGTCATGGTGGCAGAACTGATCCGCGAAGCAGCCCTGGAGGGTGTCCGGGATGAGCTTCCGCACTCCCTCGCCGTCGTGGTGGAGGAAATTGTTCCCCGTGATGACCGGCCGGAAGACAGCCCCCTGTTGGACGTGCGTGTCAACCTCTACGTCGAGCGCCCCTCACAGAAGGCCATCATCATCGGCAAGGGCGGTGCCCGCCTGCGTGAAGTCGGTACCAACGCGCGCAAAGGCATCGAAGCCCTCCTTGGCACGCGCATCTACCTTGATCTCCATGTCAAGGTGGCCAAAGACTGGCAGCGGGACCCGAAACAACTGGTCAAACTCGGTTTCTGA
- a CDS encoding hemolysin family protein produces the protein MTQLLLVAVALVFLAVAALLTAAEAAFSFLPRHDAEEALHRSRDNAMRRILAEPVAHTRALRFWRVWFEMASAVAVAVLIASLLDNVWLAGLVATGIMAVLGFVIVGVSPRQLGRLHSSAVVRFTAPMVRFLTSVLGPIPGWLVALGSSAAPGAPGGDDAFFSEQEFRELVDRASESDMIEDTEAEMIQSVFDFGDTLVRAVMVPRTDIVSIDAGSSLHQAMSLFLRSGYSRIPVINENTDHILGIVYLKDVAAVIHQMGPGQEPPLVESLAREVRYVPESKPVSDLLRELQKESTHVAIVIDEYGGTAGLVTLEDLIEEIVGEIVDEYDTESAEAVALGDGSYRVSARMGIDDLGELFDLEIDDDEVDTVGGLLAKALGRVPIVGSSVDVQGVSLRAERLEGRRNRVSHIIAAPVPRVETDLEGLLEEAETTQQGVPREQEK, from the coding sequence GTGACGCAACTGCTGCTGGTTGCGGTGGCTCTGGTCTTCCTTGCCGTCGCAGCCCTGCTGACGGCGGCCGAGGCTGCCTTCAGCTTCCTTCCGCGGCACGACGCCGAAGAGGCACTCCACAGGAGCCGCGACAATGCGATGCGCCGCATCCTGGCTGAACCCGTGGCCCACACCCGGGCGCTTCGCTTCTGGCGCGTCTGGTTCGAAATGGCCTCCGCGGTGGCCGTCGCCGTCCTGATCGCAAGCCTGCTCGACAACGTTTGGCTCGCAGGACTTGTCGCCACCGGCATCATGGCCGTCCTGGGGTTCGTGATCGTTGGGGTCTCACCCCGCCAGCTCGGCAGGCTGCACTCCTCCGCGGTCGTCCGCTTCACCGCCCCGATGGTCCGGTTCCTCACCAGCGTGCTGGGTCCCATCCCGGGCTGGCTGGTGGCTTTGGGAAGTTCGGCAGCTCCAGGCGCACCCGGCGGCGACGACGCGTTCTTCAGCGAGCAGGAGTTCCGGGAACTCGTTGACCGCGCCAGCGAGTCGGACATGATCGAGGACACCGAAGCCGAAATGATCCAGTCGGTCTTCGACTTCGGCGATACCCTGGTGCGGGCCGTCATGGTCCCCAGGACGGACATCGTCAGCATCGACGCTGGCTCCAGCCTCCACCAGGCGATGTCGCTGTTCCTGCGCTCGGGATATTCGCGGATCCCGGTCATCAACGAGAACACGGACCACATCCTCGGCATCGTTTACCTCAAGGACGTGGCCGCCGTTATCCACCAGATGGGACCCGGGCAGGAGCCGCCGCTGGTCGAATCACTGGCCCGCGAGGTGCGCTATGTGCCCGAATCGAAGCCCGTCAGCGACCTCCTGCGCGAGCTGCAGAAGGAGTCCACGCACGTGGCCATCGTCATCGACGAGTACGGCGGCACCGCCGGGCTGGTAACCCTCGAGGACCTGATCGAGGAGATCGTGGGCGAGATCGTGGACGAATACGATACCGAGAGCGCCGAAGCCGTGGCGCTGGGGGACGGCTCCTACCGGGTCAGCGCCCGCATGGGCATCGACGACCTCGGCGAGCTTTTCGACCTCGAAATTGACGACGACGAGGTTGACACAGTGGGCGGCCTCCTCGCGAAGGCGCTCGGCCGTGTCCCCATCGTGGGAAGCAGCGTTGACGTGCAGGGCGTCTCGCTGCGGGCCGAACGGCTCGAGGGCCGGCGGAACCGCGTCAGCCACATCATTGCGGCGCCCGTACCAAGAGTAGAGACTGACCTTGAAGGCCTCCTCGAAGAGGCCGAAACAACCCAGCAGGGAGTTCCACGTGAGCAAGAAAAGTAA
- a CDS encoding LCP family protein, whose translation MGRGRDNRDNGADLSAGPGPVSRHADSHTVGAARHLGPLRSMPLWLKAVTGVVALVLVAAAAFAGFWFFRLQNNISKAPLNAGGESTESPGNDATGRLQILILGSDTRDGKNSEYGTADDSTGYGKSDVMMLMDISEDNKRVNVISFPRDLLVDIPDCKDTKTKKDYPARTGVMINEAMSEAGIGCAVDTVNKLTGMQVDHFMMADFNAVKELSNAVGGVDVCISDAVYDPDSRLRLPAGTSSVQGEMALSFLRTRHAFADGSDLGRIKAQQGFLSSLTRKIKDEGTLSDPAKMLKIADVVTQNLTVDDGLASVPTLLTIGNRLKNIDISKVAFVAVPTTPAPVDPNRLVIAEPAGAQLFSALRKNVDLTDPTAPTTPSPTESAPPSAAPTETAPPVPPYNKAIQPVTVANGSGVNGRAQELVQALVAGGFTQTGQFLAQPVAKSAVYYGNGFADVAADVAALLGIPATLMIPAPGVSGVQVYVGSDFTTGTAYGAAGGGTAAALPQDIVNQTAGDKVCQQANPELIVR comes from the coding sequence GTGGGTCGAGGCCGCGACAATCGCGACAACGGGGCTGACCTGTCAGCCGGACCGGGACCGGTATCCCGTCACGCGGACAGCCATACCGTGGGTGCCGCACGGCACCTCGGGCCCCTGCGGAGCATGCCCTTGTGGTTGAAGGCCGTCACCGGGGTGGTGGCGCTGGTCCTCGTCGCGGCTGCTGCGTTCGCCGGATTTTGGTTCTTCCGGCTCCAGAACAACATCTCCAAGGCGCCGTTGAACGCGGGCGGGGAGAGCACCGAGTCGCCGGGGAACGATGCCACGGGCCGGCTGCAGATCCTGATCCTCGGCTCGGACACGCGCGACGGGAAGAACTCGGAGTATGGGACTGCCGATGATTCCACCGGGTACGGCAAGTCCGATGTGATGATGCTGATGGACATCTCCGAGGACAACAAGCGCGTCAACGTCATCAGCTTTCCCCGCGACCTGCTGGTGGACATCCCCGACTGCAAGGACACCAAGACCAAAAAGGATTACCCGGCACGCACCGGAGTCATGATCAATGAGGCCATGAGCGAGGCCGGCATCGGCTGCGCCGTGGACACGGTCAACAAACTCACTGGCATGCAGGTGGACCACTTCATGATGGCGGACTTCAATGCCGTGAAGGAACTTTCCAACGCCGTCGGCGGCGTGGACGTCTGCATCAGCGACGCAGTCTACGACCCTGATTCAAGGCTGCGGCTTCCGGCCGGCACGTCGTCCGTACAGGGCGAGATGGCGCTTTCCTTCCTCCGCACCCGCCACGCCTTCGCCGACGGCAGCGACCTGGGCCGCATCAAGGCCCAGCAGGGCTTCCTCTCGTCGCTGACGCGGAAGATCAAGGACGAAGGCACCCTGTCGGACCCCGCGAAAATGCTGAAGATCGCCGACGTCGTAACCCAGAACCTGACGGTGGATGACGGCCTCGCTTCCGTTCCCACGCTGCTGACCATCGGCAACCGGCTCAAGAACATCGACATCAGCAAGGTGGCGTTCGTTGCGGTGCCCACGACGCCCGCACCCGTCGACCCCAACAGGCTCGTCATCGCAGAACCCGCAGGGGCCCAGCTGTTTTCGGCGCTGCGGAAGAACGTGGACCTGACCGATCCCACTGCGCCCACCACGCCGTCGCCCACGGAGTCGGCACCGCCTTCGGCGGCCCCCACGGAGACCGCTCCGCCGGTTCCGCCGTACAACAAGGCCATCCAGCCGGTCACGGTCGCTAACGGAAGCGGCGTCAACGGCCGTGCCCAGGAGCTGGTCCAGGCGCTGGTAGCCGGCGGCTTCACCCAGACCGGGCAATTCCTCGCCCAGCCGGTCGCCAAGTCAGCGGTCTACTACGGGAATGGCTTCGCGGATGTGGCTGCCGATGTGGCCGCGCTGCTGGGAATCCCTGCCACGCTCATGATTCCCGCCCCGGGCGTGTCCGGCGTTCAGGTGTATGTCGGCAGCGACTTCACCACCGGCACGGCCTACGGAGCGGCAGGTGGCGGAACTGCCGCTGCCTTGCCCCAGGACATTGTCAACCAGACCGCAGGTGACAAGGTCTGCCAGCAGGCCAATCCCGAGCTGATCGTCCGGTAG
- a CDS encoding M13 family metallopeptidase encodes MPISGIDLSTIDHTVRPQDDLYQHINGAWLKATEIPDDRPLEGTFTALRDGSEIAVRDIIEEAAAKGGDATGIERKIGGLYSSFMDEATVEGKGMEPIRGRLAEVFATASARDLIALAGRLFRKDVGGLFYIYPAPDAGNPDRVLLYTGQGGLGLPDESYYRDGKFAPIVAAYTAHVEKMFELAGVADPKGAAARVVGLETKLASHHWDNVTLRDPQKTYNLKTAEEAAGLFPLLATWFDAAGIDADKRTEIVVSTPDFFTGAAGLLDEVPVSTWQEWLAMRVVSAAAPYLSSEFVDANFAFYGTTISGTPRNKDRWKRGVAVVEAGLGEAVGQIYVARHFPESHKARMQTLVANLIEAYRRSINDVGWMGEDTKAEALRKLEAFRAKIGYPDEWIDYSAVEIDPEDLLGNVERAHNADVDRHLDEVGKPVDRNKWLMTPQTVNAYYHPMMNEIVFPAAILQPPFFTADADDAVNYGGIGAVIGHEIGHGFDDQGSQFDGGGALRNWWTDQDRQAFEALTARLVAQYDALSPTAAPGHHVNGRLTLGENIGDLAGLTIAYKAYLISLDGREPEVLDGLTGQQRFFASWAAGWRQVIRQEEAIRRLATDPHSPNEFRTNAIAKNLDPFHEAFDVTEDDGMWMPAAERVSIW; translated from the coding sequence GTGCCCATTTCGGGGATCGATCTGTCCACCATTGATCACACAGTCCGGCCGCAGGACGACCTCTACCAGCACATCAACGGCGCCTGGCTGAAGGCCACCGAAATTCCGGATGACCGTCCCCTGGAGGGGACCTTCACCGCCCTGCGGGACGGGTCCGAAATTGCCGTCCGGGACATCATCGAGGAGGCCGCGGCCAAGGGCGGCGACGCCACCGGGATCGAGCGGAAGATCGGCGGGCTTTACAGCAGCTTCATGGACGAAGCCACCGTCGAGGGCAAGGGCATGGAGCCCATCCGCGGGCGACTCGCGGAAGTTTTCGCCACCGCCTCGGCGCGGGACCTCATTGCCCTGGCGGGACGGCTGTTCCGCAAGGACGTGGGCGGCTTATTTTACATCTACCCCGCGCCGGATGCGGGCAACCCCGACCGGGTCCTTCTCTACACCGGCCAGGGCGGCCTGGGCCTTCCCGATGAGTCCTACTACCGTGACGGGAAGTTCGCCCCGATCGTTGCCGCGTACACGGCACACGTGGAGAAGATGTTCGAACTGGCCGGTGTTGCGGATCCGAAGGGTGCAGCAGCGCGCGTGGTCGGGCTGGAGACAAAGCTCGCGTCCCACCATTGGGACAACGTCACCCTCCGGGACCCGCAGAAGACCTACAACCTCAAGACGGCGGAGGAGGCCGCCGGGCTCTTCCCCCTGCTTGCCACCTGGTTTGACGCCGCCGGAATCGATGCGGACAAGCGCACTGAAATCGTGGTCAGCACTCCTGACTTCTTCACCGGCGCTGCCGGGCTCCTGGACGAAGTCCCGGTCAGCACGTGGCAGGAGTGGCTGGCCATGCGCGTCGTCAGTGCGGCCGCACCCTATCTGTCCTCCGAGTTCGTGGACGCCAACTTTGCCTTCTACGGCACCACCATCAGCGGCACGCCCAGAAATAAGGACCGGTGGAAGCGCGGCGTCGCGGTCGTCGAAGCAGGCCTCGGTGAAGCTGTCGGCCAGATCTACGTGGCACGCCATTTCCCCGAGTCCCACAAGGCGCGGATGCAGACTTTGGTGGCGAACCTGATCGAGGCCTACCGCCGCAGCATCAATGACGTCGGCTGGATGGGCGAGGACACTAAAGCCGAAGCCCTGCGCAAGCTGGAGGCGTTCCGGGCGAAGATTGGCTACCCGGACGAGTGGATCGACTATTCGGCCGTGGAGATCGACCCCGAGGACCTGCTGGGCAACGTGGAACGCGCCCACAACGCCGATGTCGACAGGCACCTCGATGAGGTGGGCAAGCCCGTGGACCGGAACAAGTGGCTGATGACGCCACAAACGGTCAATGCGTACTACCACCCGATGATGAACGAGATCGTCTTCCCCGCGGCTATCCTGCAGCCGCCGTTCTTCACCGCCGATGCCGACGACGCCGTCAACTACGGCGGCATCGGCGCTGTGATCGGCCATGAGATAGGCCACGGCTTTGATGACCAGGGCTCACAGTTCGACGGCGGCGGGGCCCTTCGGAACTGGTGGACCGACCAGGACCGGCAGGCTTTCGAGGCGCTGACGGCCCGGCTCGTGGCGCAGTACGACGCGCTCTCCCCCACCGCCGCGCCCGGGCACCACGTCAACGGCCGGCTTACGCTGGGCGAGAACATCGGCGACCTGGCAGGGCTCACCATCGCTTACAAGGCGTACCTGATCAGCCTCGACGGCAGGGAACCGGAGGTCCTTGACGGCCTGACCGGCCAGCAGCGGTTCTTCGCTTCCTGGGCCGCGGGCTGGCGCCAGGTCATCCGGCAGGAGGAGGCCATCCGCCGGCTTGCGACCGATCCCCACTCACCGAACGAGTTCCGGACCAACGCCATAGCGAAGAACCTCGATCCGTTCCATGAGGCCTTCGATGTCACCGAGGACGATGGAATGTGGATGCCGGCCGCCGAGCGGGTCAGCATCTGGTAA
- the ybeY gene encoding rRNA maturation RNase YbeY, with protein MSIEVNNESGIQVDESALVALSRYIFEHLYIHPQAELSILLVDEPAMEKLHIELMDEPGATDVLSVPMDELTPGTPGRPTPQGMLGDIAICPQVAKVQARNAGHSLQDEMLLLTTHGILHLLGYDHAEPEEKAEMFGLQRELLSGFTGKEAPAETTQ; from the coding sequence GTGAGTATCGAGGTCAACAACGAGTCCGGCATCCAGGTGGATGAGTCCGCGCTTGTGGCCCTGTCACGGTACATCTTCGAACACCTTTACATCCATCCGCAGGCCGAACTGTCCATTCTCCTCGTGGATGAGCCGGCCATGGAGAAGCTGCACATTGAACTGATGGACGAACCGGGCGCCACGGATGTGCTCTCGGTGCCCATGGACGAATTGACCCCCGGGACACCCGGACGGCCCACGCCCCAGGGCATGCTGGGCGACATCGCCATCTGCCCGCAGGTCGCCAAGGTCCAGGCCAGGAACGCCGGGCATTCGCTGCAGGACGAAATGCTGCTGCTTACCACGCACGGCATCCTTCACCTGCTGGGCTACGACCATGCCGAACCGGAAGAGAAGGCGGAGATGTTCGGGCTCCAGCGGGAACTCCTGTCCGGCTTCACCGGCAAAGAAGCACCTGCCGAGACCACCCAGTGA